A stretch of Campylobacter volucris DNA encodes these proteins:
- a CDS encoding high-affinity branched-chain amino acid transporter, ATP-binding protein — translation MLVVKDLHVYYGLIEAVKGIDFTINTGSIVSLIGSNGAGKTSTLNAMLNCVKKTGEVNFLGYDTQRHLPHTLVQKGIALVPEGRRVFINLTIEENLKIGAFNNAENYEHLKNQMYKLFPRLKDKKNALAGTLSGGEAQMLAISRALMSEPKLLMLDEPSLGLAPKIVGEVFDIIVKLKEEGITILLVEQNAFSALKISDYAYVLENGKIAMHAPAKDLIGNDEIRKKYLGA, via the coding sequence ATGCTAGTTGTTAAAGATCTGCATGTTTATTATGGCTTAATTGAAGCTGTTAAGGGTATTGATTTTACTATTAATACTGGAAGCATCGTAAGTTTAATAGGCTCTAATGGTGCTGGAAAAACTTCAACTTTAAATGCAATGTTAAATTGTGTTAAAAAAACAGGTGAAGTAAATTTTTTAGGTTATGATACTCAAAGACATTTACCTCATACTTTGGTTCAAAAAGGTATAGCTTTGGTTCCCGAAGGTAGAAGAGTGTTTATAAATTTAACCATTGAAGAAAATTTAAAAATAGGCGCATTTAATAATGCTGAAAATTATGAACATTTAAAAAATCAAATGTATAAACTTTTTCCAAGATTAAAAGATAAAAAAAATGCTCTTGCAGGAACCTTAAGTGGTGGCGAAGCCCAAATGCTTGCTATCTCAAGGGCTCTTATGAGCGAACCAAAACTTTTAATGCTTGATGAACCTTCTTTGGGACTTGCTCCAAAAATAGTTGGAGAGGTATTTGACATCATAGTCAAGCTTAAAGAAGAAGGTATTACAATTTTACTTGTAGAACAAAATGCATTTTCTGCACTTAAAATTAGCGATTATGCTTATGTTTTAGAAAACGGCAAAATCGCTATGCATGCACCTGCTAAAGATCTTATTGGAAATGATGAAATACGAAAAAAATATCTAGGAGCTTAA